Proteins found in one Miscanthus floridulus cultivar M001 chromosome 4, ASM1932011v1, whole genome shotgun sequence genomic segment:
- the LOC136550704 gene encoding uncharacterized protein, which yields MVRIDGVVQPAMKWSHWHAASDQTDRAGRCYNSKADRVMKELWDYYTLAEGVRREDADDVVNRVCVHRVQDLFYETKLLCRRIYHARRGNRVTRAQAVHLPLTKEQYLTVPPAWCAGMDNCWEAIVDTWLIT from the exons atggtgaggatcgatggtgttgtgcagcccgccatgaagtggtcccactggcacgccgccagcgatcagactgatcgagctggcaggtgttataacagcaaggccgaccgggtgatgaaagagctATGG gattactacaccttggcggagggagtacgtagggaggacgcggatgacgtggtgaacagagtctgtgttcaccgagtgcaggacctcttctacgagacaaagctcctgtgcagaagaatttaccatgcccgcagaggaaacagagtcaccagagcgcaggcagtgcacctgcccctaactaaggagcaatacttgacg gtgcctcctgcttggtgtgcggggatggacaactgctgggaggccattgtggacacgtggttga taACCTGA